The following are from one region of the Oryzias melastigma strain HK-1 linkage group LG22, ASM292280v2, whole genome shotgun sequence genome:
- the irf2bpl gene encoding probable E3 ubiquitin-protein ligase IRF2BPL, producing the protein MSSPQLPASRRQSCYLCDLPRMPWAMIWDFTEPVCRGCVNYEGADRVEFVIETTRHLKRAQGFQDGRPPSAAKPPAKEPGGIPPADGAGKSLQPDRYSVSRFDYAGTRQANGYVGPNGYKTDEGPPDLNRQSPNSRARSSGGPASSAGQTNVPPNLLPQTLLPHGLVGRVAPQSSAGRPASVSSTDQEREAKEKQRSAEALAELSESLRNRQEEWASRPKAVRDTLLALSACTPFDVRFKKDHGLVGRVFAFDAAAKSGAEFELKIFIEYPSGSGAVFSSASGVAKQMYQDCMKDFGRGLSSGFKYLEYEKKHGSGDWRLLGDLLPESLRFFKEAVGEEMLPQAHTDTSFPLLPHGRALSSGRPGQRKRKTSPEPDSAEEPQRQQWISGQAEALKLSAAGSFSSGRSSPPEAPSPMAALVSAADALGNPYSPNKDRDSVHSTSSRQNSSPVSPASLSGQRRLPEQPHPPNVPDSPAANSGPLCCTICHERLEDTHFVQCPSVPGHKFCFPCSRESIKAQGASGEVYCPSGEKCPLLGSNVPWAFMQGEIATILAGDVKVKKERDP; encoded by the coding sequence ATGTCCTCCCCGCAGCTCCCCGCGTCCCGCAGGCAGTCCTGCTACCTGTGCGACCTGCCCCGCATGCCCTGGGCCATGATCTGGGACTTCACCGAGCCCGTGTGCCGCGGCTGCGTCAACTACGAGGGAGCGGACCGGGTCGAGTTCGTCATCGAGACCACCCGCCACCTGAAGCGGGCGCAGGGCTTCCAGGACGGCCGGCCGCCCTCCGCGGCGAAGCCTCCCGCCAAGGAACCGGGCGGGATCCCGCCGGCGGACGGAGCGGGGAAGTCCCTGCAGCCGGACCGGTACTCGGTCAGTCGCTTCGACTACGCCGGAACCAGGCAGGCGAATGGATATGTCGGACCGAACGGGTACAAGACGGACGAGGGTCCTCCGGACCTGAACCGGCAGAGCCCGAACTCCCGCGCGAGGAGCAGCGGTGGTCCGGCGTCCTCGGCGGGACAGACCAACGTCCCCCCGAACCTGTTGCCGCAGACGCTGCTCCCGCACGGTCTGGTCGGGAGAGTAGCCCCGCAGAGCTCCGCGGGGCGGCCCGCCTCGGTCTCCAGCACCGACCAGGAGCGGGAGGCGAAGGAGAAGCAGCGGAGCGCCGAGGCGCTGGCGGAGCTGAGCGAGAGCCTCCGGAACCGGCAGGAGGAGTGGGCGAGCCGGCCCAAGGCGGTGCGGGACACGCTGCTGGCGCTGTCCGCCTGCACGCCGTTCGACGTCCGCTTCAAGAAGGACCACGGCCTGGTCGGCCGGGTCTTCGCCTTCGACGCGGCGGCCAAAAGCGGCGCGGAGTTCGAGCTGAAGATCTTCATCGAGTACCCGAGCGGCTCCGGGGCCGTCTTCTCCAGCGCCTCCGGGGTGGCCAAGCAGATGTACCAGGACTGCATGAAGGACTTCGGCCGCGGCCTTTCCTCCGGGTTCAAGTACCTGGAGTACGAGAAGAAGCACGGCTCCGGGGACTGGCGGCTGCTCGGGGATCTGCTGCCGGAGTCGCTGCGGTTCTTCAAGGAGGCGGTCGGAGAGGAGATGCTCCCGCAGGCGCACACCGACACCAGCTTCCCGCTGCTGCCTCACGGCCGGGCGCTGAGCTCCGGCAGGCCGGGCCAGAGGAAGAGGAAAACCTCCCCGGAGCCGGACTCCGCGGAGGAGCCGCAGCGGCAGCAGTGGATCTCCGGTCAGGCGGAGGCGCTGAAGCTCTCGGCGGCGGGCTCCTTCTCCTCCGGCCGGAGCTCGCCTCCGGAGGCTCCGTCCCCGATGGCGGCTCTGGTGTCGGCGGCGGACGCGCTGGGGAACCCGTACTCCCCCAACAAGGACCGGGACTCCGTCCACTCCACCTCCTCCAGACAGAACAGCAGCCCGGTGTCCCCCGCCTCCCTGAGCGGCCAGAGGCGCCTCCCGGAGCAGCCGCACCCTCCCAACGTGCCCGACTCCCCCGCGGCCAACAGCGGGCCCCTGTGCTGCACCATCTGCCACGAACGCTTGGAGGACACGCACTTCGTCCAGTGTCCCTCCGTGCCCGGCCACAAGTTCTGCTTCCCCTGCTCCAGAGAGAGCATCAAGGCCCAGGGCGCCTCCGGAGAGGTGTACTGCCCCAGCGGGGAGAAATGCCCCCTGCTGGGCTCCAACGTGCCCTGGGCCTTCATGCAGGGAGAGATAGCCACGATCCTGGCTGGAGACGTGAAGGTAAAGAAGGAGAGAGAcccctga
- the timm9 gene encoding mitochondrial import inner membrane translocase subunit Tim9, producing MAMQVSESDQIKQFKEFLGTYNKVTENCFMDCVKDFTTREVKPEESSCSESCLQKYLKMTQRISMRFQEYHIQQNEALAAKAGLLGQPR from the exons ATGGCGATGCAGGTGTCTGAGTCCGACCAGATCAAGCAG TTCAAGGAGTTTCTGGGAACCTACAACAAGGTGACGGAGAACTGCTTCATGGACTGTGTCAAAGACTTCACCACCAGAGAAGTCAAACCCGAGGAG TCCAGCTGCTCCGAGTCCTGCCTGCAGAAGTACCTGAAGATGACCCAGCGGATCTCCATGCGCTTCCAGGAATATCACATTCAGCAGAACGAGGCTCTGGCCGCCAAAGCGGGCCTGCTGGGTCAGCCCCGCTGA